A section of the Streptococcus oriscaviae genome encodes:
- a CDS encoding FtsW/RodA/SpoVE family cell cycle protein, protein MFKNRSSVDSRIDYSLILPVFFLLLIGIVAVYIAVSQDYPDLVAQIVGQQLMWVVVGIISAFLVMFFSTEFLWKATPFLYVFGLGLMVLPLFFYSPELVASTGAKNWVTIGGMTLFQPSEFMKISYILMMARVIVTFHKRYPKRELRHDFLLIGLLGLCTLPVLVLLGLQSDLGTSLVFVAIFGGMVLLSGVSWKILLPTVTVGLALVSGFMLLFVSPGGTAFLHDLGMDTYQINRISAWLDPFKNAQSTTYQQAQSLIAIGSGGLTGLGFNKTNLLVPVRESDMIFTVIGEDFGFVGGCLLIGLYTLMIYRMLRITLKSNNRFYTYISTGYIMMVLFHVFENIGAATGVLPLTGIPLPFISQGGSSMVANLIGVGLVLSMSYQYTLSKEKRNTQSRSYKKISIKRVER, encoded by the coding sequence ATGTTTAAAAATAGAAGCTCGGTTGATAGCCGAATTGATTATTCTCTGATTTTGCCTGTCTTTTTTTTGTTGCTGATTGGAATTGTGGCGGTTTACATCGCTGTCAGTCAGGACTATCCAGATCTTGTTGCCCAAATTGTCGGGCAGCAGTTGATGTGGGTGGTAGTGGGGATTATCTCAGCCTTTTTAGTTATGTTTTTTAGTACCGAGTTTCTCTGGAAAGCAACGCCGTTTTTATATGTGTTCGGACTCGGTTTGATGGTTCTGCCGCTTTTCTTTTATAGTCCAGAATTGGTGGCTTCGACAGGGGCTAAAAACTGGGTGACTATCGGTGGGATGACCCTCTTTCAGCCTTCTGAATTTATGAAAATTTCCTACATCCTCATGATGGCACGCGTAATTGTTACCTTTCATAAACGCTATCCCAAGAGGGAACTCAGACACGATTTTCTTTTGATTGGTCTGTTGGGGCTATGCACCCTGCCGGTATTGGTTTTGTTGGGCTTACAGAGCGACTTGGGAACCTCCCTTGTCTTTGTAGCCATCTTTGGAGGAATGGTTCTCTTGTCAGGAGTTTCGTGGAAAATTCTCCTTCCGACAGTCACTGTTGGTCTGGCCCTTGTCAGTGGTTTCATGCTCCTGTTTGTTTCACCGGGAGGAACGGCCTTCTTGCATGACTTGGGCATGGATACCTATCAGATCAACCGGATTTCGGCATGGTTGGATCCTTTTAAAAATGCCCAGTCAACGACCTATCAACAAGCTCAAAGTTTAATTGCTATTGGTAGCGGAGGCTTGACAGGCCTTGGTTTCAACAAGACCAATCTTCTCGTTCCTGTTCGAGAGAGTGATATGATTTTTACTGTTATCGGTGAGGATTTTGGCTTTGTAGGAGGCTGTTTGCTCATTGGATTGTATACTTTGATGATCTATCGGATGTTGCGGATTACGCTTAAATCCAACAATCGATTCTACACCTATATTTCAACAGGTTATATCATGATGGTACTTTTCCATGTCTTTGAAAATATAGGTGCAGCAACAGGTGTCTTGCCTTTGACAGGGATTCCTCTTCCGTTTATTTCCCAAGGGGGGTCTTCGATGGTGGCCAATTTGATTGGCGTCGGCTTAGTCTTATCCATGAGCTACCAATATACACTCTCAAAGGAGAAGCGCAATACTCAATCTCGTTCCTATAAAAAGATAAGCATCAAACGTGTAGAAAGGTAG
- a CDS encoding DJ-1 family glyoxalase III, with protein MAKVAVLLAEGFEEIEALTPVDVLRRADMEVSILGLTDLEVTGSHGIKVVADGVFGGDLSPYDLVILPGGMPGSTNLRDHTGLITALQSSYSSGKLLAAICAAPIVLERAGFLADRQFTCYPGIENQIEAGHHQETAVVVDGQIITSRGAGTSLDFAYRLVDLLGGDGTSLAQSMVYKRKS; from the coding sequence ATGGCAAAAGTAGCAGTTTTGTTGGCCGAGGGTTTTGAAGAAATTGAGGCATTGACCCCGGTTGATGTCTTGCGTCGAGCTGATATGGAAGTGAGCATTTTAGGCTTGACGGATTTGGAGGTAACAGGTTCTCATGGAATAAAAGTTGTAGCTGATGGGGTTTTTGGTGGCGACCTCTCACCTTATGATTTAGTCATCCTTCCTGGAGGCATGCCTGGTTCTACAAATCTCAGAGATCATACGGGCTTGATAACTGCCTTGCAGTCATCCTACTCATCTGGTAAGTTGCTGGCGGCGATTTGTGCGGCCCCTATTGTATTAGAGCGTGCAGGATTTTTAGCAGACCGTCAGTTTACTTGCTATCCGGGAATTGAAAATCAGATTGAAGCTGGCCACCATCAAGAAACAGCAGTAGTTGTCGACGGGCAGATTATAACTAGTCGCGGAGCAGGGACAAGTTTAGACTTTGCCTACCGCTTGGTGGATCTGCTAGGAGGAGATGGTACAAGCCTCGCTCAGTCCATGGTTTACAAGAGAAAAAGCTAA
- the gyrB gene encoding DNA topoisomerase (ATP-hydrolyzing) subunit B, whose protein sequence is MTEEIKDLQEKAQEYDASQIQVLEGLEAVRMRPGMYIGSTAKEGLHHLVWEIVDNSIDEALAGFASQIQVYIEPDNSITVVDNGRGIPVDIQEKTGRPAVETVFTVLHAGGKFGGGGYKVSGGLHGVGSSVVNALSTQLDVHVHKNGQIYFQEYRRGDVVADLAVIGETDRTGTTVHFTPDPEIFTETTEFDFAKLNKRIQELAFLNRGLHLSITDKREGLEQTKEYHYEGGIASYVEYLNENKDVIFETPIYTEGEMDEITVEVAMQYTTSYHENVISFANNIHTHEGGTHEQGFRTALTRVINDYAKKNKILKENEENLTGEDVREGLTAVISVKHPNPQFEGQTKTKLGNSEVVKITNRLFSEAFSEFLLENPQIARRIVEKGILASKARIAAKRAREVTRKKSGLEISNLPGKLADCSSNDPSQTELFIVEGDSAGGSAKSGRNREFQAILPIRGKILNVEKATMDKILANEEIRSLFTAMGTGFGADFDVSKARYQKLVIMTDADVDGAHIRTLLLTLFYRYMRPIVEAGYVYIAQPPIYGVKVGSDIKEYIQPGANQEQELQAALERHSQGRSKPTIQRYKGLGEMDDHQLWETTMNPENRLMARVSVDDAAEADKIFDMLMGDKVEPRREFIEENAVYSTLDV, encoded by the coding sequence ATGACAGAAGAAATCAAAGATTTACAAGAAAAAGCGCAAGAGTATGATGCCAGTCAGATTCAGGTTCTAGAAGGATTGGAAGCGGTTCGGATGCGTCCAGGGATGTATATCGGCTCCACCGCAAAAGAAGGTCTGCACCATTTGGTCTGGGAAATTGTCGATAACTCCATTGATGAGGCTTTAGCAGGGTTTGCCAGCCAAATCCAAGTCTACATCGAACCGGACAACTCTATTACTGTTGTGGACAATGGTCGGGGAATCCCTGTTGATATTCAGGAAAAAACCGGCCGTCCAGCCGTAGAAACCGTCTTTACCGTCCTACACGCTGGAGGAAAATTTGGCGGAGGTGGCTACAAGGTTTCAGGTGGTCTTCACGGCGTTGGCTCGTCGGTTGTTAATGCTTTATCTACTCAGCTGGATGTGCATGTGCACAAGAACGGTCAGATTTATTTCCAAGAATATCGCCGTGGTGATGTCGTAGCAGATTTGGCTGTTATCGGTGAAACAGATCGAACAGGAACAACTGTTCACTTTACACCAGATCCTGAAATCTTCACGGAAACTACGGAGTTTGACTTTGCCAAGCTCAATAAGCGGATTCAGGAATTGGCCTTTCTAAACAGAGGTTTGCATCTGTCCATTACAGACAAGCGTGAGGGATTGGAACAAACCAAGGAGTATCATTACGAGGGAGGAATCGCCTCCTATGTTGAATACCTCAATGAAAATAAGGATGTTATCTTTGAAACCCCAATCTACACAGAGGGGGAAATGGATGAAATAACGGTGGAAGTGGCCATGCAGTACACCACCAGCTACCACGAAAATGTGATTAGTTTTGCCAATAATATCCATACCCATGAAGGTGGTACTCACGAGCAAGGTTTTCGTACAGCCCTGACGCGGGTGATTAACGACTATGCTAAGAAGAATAAGATTCTCAAAGAGAATGAGGAGAATTTGACAGGAGAAGATGTCCGTGAAGGCTTGACTGCTGTTATCTCTGTAAAACACCCTAACCCACAGTTTGAAGGTCAGACCAAGACCAAATTGGGGAACAGCGAGGTTGTCAAAATTACCAACCGCCTGTTCTCAGAAGCCTTTTCAGAGTTTCTGCTGGAAAATCCACAGATTGCCCGTCGAATTGTTGAAAAAGGTATCTTAGCTAGCAAGGCTCGTATCGCAGCTAAACGGGCTCGTGAGGTGACCCGTAAAAAATCCGGTTTGGAAATTTCCAACCTTCCTGGAAAATTGGCAGATTGTTCTTCTAATGACCCAAGCCAAACAGAACTCTTCATCGTAGAGGGGGATTCTGCGGGCGGTTCAGCTAAATCTGGCCGTAACCGTGAGTTTCAGGCTATTCTTCCTATTCGTGGTAAAATCCTCAATGTCGAAAAGGCGACCATGGATAAGATTCTGGCTAACGAGGAAATTAGAAGCCTCTTTACTGCAATGGGAACAGGATTTGGTGCAGACTTTGATGTCAGCAAGGCTCGCTACCAAAAATTGGTCATCATGACGGATGCCGATGTGGATGGAGCCCACATCCGAACCCTCCTATTAACTCTCTTTTATCGCTATATGCGTCCAATCGTAGAGGCGGGGTATGTTTATATTGCCCAGCCACCAATTTATGGTGTCAAGGTCGGCAGCGACATCAAAGAGTATATCCAGCCGGGAGCCAATCAAGAGCAAGAATTACAGGCTGCCTTAGAAAGACACAGCCAAGGTCGCTCAAAACCAACCATTCAGCGCTACAAAGGTCTGGGGGAAATGGATGATCACCAGCTGTGGGAAACAACCATGAACCCTGAAAACCGTCTGATGGCGCGTGTTTCGGTGGATGACGCGGCAGAAGCAGACAAGATTTTTGATATGCTGATGGGCGATAAGGTAGAACCGCGTCGAGAGTTTATCGAAGAAAATGCTGTTTATTCAACACTTGATGTCTAA
- the ezrA gene encoding septation ring formation regulator EzrA has translation MSNGTIILIVAIVVILIIAYIACLIVRKRNDKLLVALEERKEELFNLPVNDEVEAVKALHLIGQSQVSFREWNQKWVDLSLNSFADIENHIFEAEGYNNSFRFISAKNAIGSIESQIDLIEEDIAAIRSGLTELKEQEQKNSGRVKHALDLFDALQESVREKSETYGETLPELEKQLKNIEVEFSEFVMLNSSGDPIEASEILDKTEEHLIALNQIMDRIPGLIEKVNHSFPEQLEDLEAGYRKLVEQNYLFTEGNIEARFQEIRVAIRENTALIVSFDLDAAAAENEQIQAKIDHLYKVFTREIEAHRATLKISKTLPKFLEHVAKNTKVLTEEAERLNTSYILADSKLSRINQLSNRISSLELVVQEGIEELDAPQVAYSILEERLDHALLTLKEMEEEQLVLADYLKSQESSEAAARKKAALYINKLHTLKRYMEKRNLPGIPEEFLSTFFRTSGHVEALIAELDYKRINIEIVNRVLENATYDMNELEEIAYLIVQNATLTEQLLQYSNRYRSFDSNIQKAFNRALTIFEKEYDYQAAFEEISFALETVEPGVTERFVRSYEKTRETIRY, from the coding sequence ATGTCTAACGGAACAATCATTCTAATAGTTGCGATTGTTGTGATCTTAATTATTGCCTATATAGCCTGTCTGATCGTTCGCAAGCGCAACGACAAACTTCTGGTTGCCTTGGAAGAGCGCAAGGAGGAACTCTTTAACTTACCAGTAAACGATGAAGTTGAAGCTGTAAAAGCTCTTCATTTGATTGGTCAGAGTCAGGTGTCTTTCCGTGAATGGAACCAAAAATGGGTTGACCTTTCTCTCAATTCTTTTGCGGATATTGAAAATCACATTTTTGAAGCTGAAGGATACAACAATTCCTTCCGCTTCATCAGTGCAAAGAATGCTATCGGCAGTATCGAAAGCCAGATTGACCTGATTGAAGAGGACATTGCAGCTATTCGTAGTGGCTTGACAGAATTGAAAGAGCAAGAGCAGAAGAACTCTGGTCGTGTAAAACATGCCTTGGATCTCTTTGATGCTCTCCAAGAATCAGTCCGTGAAAAATCTGAAACTTACGGTGAAACTTTGCCTGAGCTGGAAAAACAACTGAAGAATATCGAAGTTGAGTTTTCAGAATTTGTCATGCTGAACTCTTCTGGTGACCCGATTGAAGCATCTGAAATTCTGGATAAGACAGAAGAACACCTCATCGCCCTTAACCAGATTATGGATCGCATTCCTGGACTGATTGAGAAAGTCAACCATTCCTTCCCAGAACAGTTGGAAGATTTGGAAGCTGGTTACAGAAAGTTAGTTGAGCAAAACTATCTCTTCACTGAGGGCAATATCGAAGCTCGCTTCCAAGAAATTCGAGTAGCTATTCGTGAGAACACAGCCTTGATCGTATCGTTTGATTTGGATGCAGCAGCAGCTGAGAACGAGCAGATTCAAGCGAAAATCGACCACCTTTATAAGGTCTTTACTCGTGAAATTGAAGCGCATCGTGCAACTCTTAAAATCAGTAAGACTTTGCCAAAATTCTTAGAGCATGTTGCTAAGAATACCAAGGTCTTAACAGAAGAGGCAGAGCGTCTTAATACTTCCTACATCCTAGCTGACAGTAAATTGTCACGCATCAATCAGTTGTCTAACCGAATTTCCTCGCTTGAACTTGTAGTACAAGAAGGAATCGAAGAGTTAGATGCACCACAGGTTGCCTACTCAATCCTAGAAGAACGCTTGGATCACGCGCTCCTTACATTGAAAGAGATGGAAGAAGAGCAGTTGGTTCTGGCAGATTACTTGAAATCACAGGAATCTTCTGAAGCAGCAGCTCGCAAGAAAGCGGCTCTCTACATCAACAAACTGCATACCCTCAAGCGTTATATGGAAAAACGCAATCTGCCTGGTATTCCGGAAGAATTTCTATCAACCTTCTTCCGTACCAGTGGCCATGTAGAGGCCTTGATTGCAGAATTGGACTACAAGCGCATCAACATTGAAATTGTGAATCGTGTCTTGGAAAATGCGACTTATGATATGAACGAACTGGAAGAAATTGCTTACCTCATCGTTCAAAATGCAACCTTGACAGAACAGCTGTTGCAATACTCAAACCGTTACCGCTCCTTCGATAGCAATATTCAAAAAGCCTTTAACCGTGCTTTGACTATTTTTGAGAAAGAGTACGACTACCAAGCGGCCTTTGAAGAAATTTCATTTGCCTTGGAAACAGTTGAGCCAGGAGTAACAGAGCGTTTTGTTCGTTCCTATGAAAAAACACGGGAAACCATTCGCTACTAA